A window of the Vibrio fluvialis genome harbors these coding sequences:
- the ybaK gene encoding Cys-tRNA(Pro) deacylase: MTPAINLAKKKKVSHTIHQYEHDPNHSSYGLEAAQALGQDPKTVFKTLLFCLNGEEKNLAVAVIPVEQKLNLKLAAKAAKAKKADMANPDIAQKTTGYVVGGISPLGQKKALPTFIHISAEALPTMCVSAGKRGLEIELAPKDLALLTRAQFVDLCQDA; this comes from the coding sequence ATGACTCCAGCGATTAATCTTGCGAAGAAAAAGAAAGTTTCTCACACCATTCACCAGTACGAGCACGACCCCAACCACAGCAGTTACGGTTTAGAAGCCGCGCAGGCATTGGGACAGGATCCTAAAACAGTATTCAAAACACTGCTGTTTTGTCTCAATGGTGAGGAGAAGAATCTGGCTGTCGCGGTGATTCCGGTGGAGCAGAAACTGAATTTAAAACTCGCGGCCAAAGCGGCAAAAGCGAAAAAGGCCGATATGGCGAATCCGGACATTGCTCAGAAGACAACGGGTTATGTGGTGGGAGGCATCAGCCCTCTCGGACAAAAGAAAGCGTTGCCGACCTTCATTCACATCAGCGCAGAGGCCCTGCCAACTATGTGTGTCAGCGCGGGTAAACGCGGGCTGGAAATTGAGTTAGCGCCAAAGGATTTGGCCTTATTGACCCGCGCACAGTTTGTCGACCTGTGTCAGGACGCTTAA